One Pseudomonas fluorescens genomic region harbors:
- a CDS encoding S-type pyocin domain-containing protein, translated as MAQNTFNDGTSGDVVIRSGPPASSGGSGSGFGGGGGVSGGFGGTSKKKQKARKRALAAHRQAQANQQAEAAARAQAEAAQAQAAQARAQEQARQQALLQFLESLAQRHNVIRAAADSRFAERTKQLSPLLEQEIVASRRPPTINNSERWQLHTITLQKNEIDGLIARKTADLNAKNTLARSFDGHDPLTRNANDYLTRLEQFGQALNDGHQIWETAYNAAHEARLLASQINVLRGKSAALARHHAEQKVVWRERDANWEAQRKFVEQREARVRFKQQVDENARVSQLRQANTFTVPMAPGATFLMQAGAWVADVSTKLLVKAVQEAVSRLALPALGPRPTTVLIAGLVYSPTLGNGELTPEQRRRLFQSVAVPAQALGLSDEQALRSIADSGGSVEMPYRLKNENVPDGTAVIVVATGNDIGTQVPVINAVLDPLTGDYTAQVPGSPTRYLQFTADIPVSQSASSQARVAVLPPLTQNLPKGADLRIQDCIICLPGSAPIYLSFSPPPLGSGIVTGTGQPATADWWKHSTGTTGAAIPTQIGDQLRGREITSFRAFDQTFWRTLGEQAALTEQFDEVNKKRVEKGFAPYAPKSAWVGERRDFELRFQETAEIGANPFNLDKISVATPRSAHGRRGVLPNVQPWPVPPVGIGTWTPPVPPGAEQLGSTTTPIAPSTPVVYPGQPVIPILPANETFPAVDEGQVGANIPGFPADMELPSPDLVFVGPPVEPLEVGPYNELSGRSRGDGLDIDHIPSRKALDLHLRYAFPELNRQRRADMVNKAPSVAIPVYVHQKFSETYGGRNNRNKQMADAESLRRAVDINFDAIKIGLSQMGFDEVSIEKARSEIHDLHNRQGWYE; from the coding sequence ATGGCACAAAACACATTCAACGATGGCACGTCAGGCGATGTTGTCATCCGCTCCGGGCCACCTGCTTCAAGCGGTGGCTCCGGAAGCGGCTTTGGTGGTGGCGGTGGCGTCTCCGGCGGTTTCGGTGGCACCAGCAAGAAAAAACAAAAAGCTCGAAAACGTGCTTTAGCGGCTCATCGTCAGGCGCAGGCAAATCAGCAGGCCGAGGCGGCGGCCAGAGCGCAGGCCGAAGCGGCGCAAGCACAGGCGGCCCAAGCGCGGGCTCAGGAACAGGCGCGCCAGCAGGCGCTTTTGCAGTTTCTGGAAAGTCTGGCTCAGCGACATAACGTTATCAGAGCCGCAGCAGATAGCCGCTTCGCTGAGCGAACCAAGCAACTATCGCCGTTGCTGGAGCAGGAAATTGTCGCTTCGCGCAGACCGCCGACTATCAATAACAGCGAGCGCTGGCAGCTTCATACCATCACGCTGCAGAAGAATGAAATTGACGGACTGATCGCCCGTAAAACTGCAGACCTCAACGCAAAAAATACCTTGGCCCGATCCTTCGATGGCCATGATCCGCTGACCCGCAACGCCAACGATTACCTGACACGACTGGAGCAGTTTGGTCAGGCACTCAATGACGGTCACCAGATTTGGGAAACCGCTTATAACGCGGCCCATGAGGCGCGGTTGCTGGCGTCGCAAATCAATGTGCTGCGCGGCAAGTCCGCCGCACTGGCCCGCCATCACGCAGAGCAAAAGGTGGTCTGGCGCGAAAGGGATGCTAATTGGGAAGCGCAGCGCAAGTTTGTTGAACAGCGTGAAGCTCGTGTTCGGTTCAAGCAACAAGTTGACGAAAACGCCCGCGTAAGTCAGCTCAGGCAGGCCAATACATTCACCGTCCCGATGGCGCCTGGCGCAACGTTTTTGATGCAAGCCGGGGCGTGGGTGGCTGATGTGTCCACCAAGCTTCTTGTAAAGGCAGTGCAAGAAGCTGTCAGTCGGCTTGCCCTTCCCGCATTGGGTCCCCGACCGACCACTGTCTTGATTGCCGGGTTGGTGTACTCCCCGACGCTGGGCAATGGCGAACTGACTCCGGAACAGAGGCGGCGACTTTTCCAGTCTGTGGCCGTTCCTGCTCAGGCGCTCGGCCTTTCTGATGAGCAAGCGCTGCGGTCGATAGCGGATTCCGGCGGTTCGGTCGAGATGCCTTACCGGCTCAAAAACGAGAATGTGCCCGACGGAACCGCGGTGATTGTGGTCGCCACAGGTAATGACATCGGTACTCAGGTACCGGTCATCAACGCGGTACTAGATCCCCTGACCGGGGATTACACCGCTCAAGTACCCGGCTCCCCGACTCGATACTTGCAGTTCACAGCGGACATTCCCGTTTCGCAATCCGCCTCTAGCCAAGCTCGGGTTGCGGTACTCCCTCCGCTGACGCAGAACCTGCCCAAGGGCGCTGACCTACGCATTCAGGATTGCATTATCTGTCTGCCCGGTTCGGCACCGATCTATTTGTCCTTTAGCCCTCCACCATTGGGATCGGGCATTGTCACCGGGACCGGGCAGCCCGCCACCGCCGACTGGTGGAAGCACTCGACTGGCACGACCGGCGCGGCCATACCTACCCAGATTGGCGATCAACTTCGTGGCCGGGAGATCACTTCATTCCGAGCCTTTGACCAGACGTTTTGGCGAACACTCGGCGAGCAAGCGGCGCTCACCGAACAATTCGATGAGGTGAATAAAAAACGCGTCGAAAAAGGCTTCGCACCTTACGCACCGAAAAGCGCCTGGGTTGGAGAACGGCGTGACTTCGAACTGCGTTTTCAGGAAACCGCAGAAATCGGTGCCAATCCGTTCAACCTCGACAAGATCAGTGTTGCCACGCCGCGAAGCGCTCATGGCCGTCGAGGCGTCTTGCCGAACGTTCAGCCCTGGCCGGTTCCGCCCGTGGGAATTGGTACCTGGACGCCACCTGTCCCTCCGGGCGCGGAGCAGCTTGGATCAACCACCACACCGATTGCTCCGTCAACGCCCGTGGTTTATCCCGGCCAGCCTGTCATCCCGATCCTACCGGCAAACGAGACGTTTCCGGCTGTCGATGAAGGGCAGGTTGGTGCGAATATTCCCGGGTTCCCGGCGGACATGGAGTTGCCTTCGCCGGACCTGGTATTCGTCGGGCCACCGGTGGAGCCGCTGGAGGTTGGGCCGTATAACGAGCTGAGTGGGCGCAGTAGGGGAGATGGGTTGGATATAGACCATATTCCTTCGCGAAAGGCGTTGGATCTCCATTTGAGATATGCGTTTCCAGAGCTTAACCGGCAAAGAAGGGCAGATATGGTGAACAAAGCCCCCAGTGTGGCAATTCCAGTTTATGTACATCAAAAATTCAGTGAAACTTATGGTGGACGGAACAATAGAAATAAGCAGATGGCGGACGCGGAGAGCCTGCGACGTGCCGTAGACATAAATTTTGACGCTATAAAAATTGGTCTGTCGCAGATGGGATTTGATGAGGTGTCTATAGAGAAAGCTCGTTCTGAGATTCACGATCTTCATAACCGTCAAGGGTGGTACGAATGA
- a CDS encoding carboxylate/amino acid/amine transporter — protein sequence MGYLLFVTLIQAFSFSLIGEYLAGHVDSYFAVLVRVVLAGLVFIPLTRWRSVEPAFMRGMLLIGALQFGVTYVCLYLSFRVLTVPEVLLFTILTPLHVTLIEDALNRRFNPWALIAALVAVGGAAVIRFDSISPDFLMGFLLLQLANFTYAAGQVMYKHLVAKHPSDLPHYRRFGFFYLGALAVVLPAFLMFGKANFLPEAPLQWGVLLFLGLVSTALGLYWWNQGACMVNGGTLAVMNNLHVPVGLLLNLLIWNQHEELGRLFLGGSVILAAVWISRLGIRKSTVNA from the coding sequence ATGGGCTATCTACTTTTTGTGACGCTGATCCAGGCGTTTTCCTTCAGTCTGATCGGCGAGTACCTGGCCGGGCATGTCGACAGTTACTTCGCGGTGCTGGTGCGCGTGGTACTGGCCGGGCTGGTGTTTATTCCGTTGACGCGCTGGCGTTCGGTCGAGCCGGCGTTCATGCGTGGCATGTTGCTGATCGGCGCGCTGCAGTTTGGTGTGACTTACGTGTGCCTGTACCTGAGCTTCCGCGTGCTGACGGTGCCGGAGGTGTTGCTGTTCACGATTCTTACGCCTTTGCACGTGACGTTGATCGAAGACGCGCTGAACCGTCGCTTCAATCCTTGGGCCCTAATCGCCGCACTGGTGGCAGTCGGCGGGGCCGCGGTGATTCGTTTCGACAGCATCAGCCCTGACTTCTTGATGGGCTTTTTGCTGTTGCAACTGGCCAACTTCACCTACGCCGCAGGTCAGGTGATGTATAAACATCTGGTGGCGAAGCACCCGAGCGATCTGCCGCATTACCGGCGTTTCGGCTTCTTCTACCTCGGTGCGCTGGCGGTGGTGCTGCCCGCATTCCTGATGTTCGGCAAAGCCAACTTCTTGCCCGAGGCACCGTTGCAATGGGGCGTGTTGCTGTTCCTCGGCCTGGTCTCCACTGCATTGGGCCTGTATTGGTGGAACCAGGGCGCATGCATGGTCAATGGCGGCACGCTGGCGGTGATGAACAACCTGCACGTACCGGTGGGGTTGTTGCTGAACCTGCTGATCTGGAATCAGCATGAGGAACTGGGGAGATTGTTCCTTGGTGGCAGCGTCATCCTCGCGGCTGTGTGGATCAGCCGGCTGGGCATCCGCAAATCCACCGTCAACGCCTAA
- a CDS encoding DUF6392 family protein: protein MNMLEIHKWIVVLGKTYDVLLDKGFFVASHKLDALYPDCDLLDVELEAGLSLAFWAETKKLETLFVTLKKTTPSTTVYQGELSAPYKKNMDQRDVHALFGKATESRGPIKMPEPMGQTGGWESYPLDQKLYPGVKVVFQYTADMQVDTLVFTLIDKARE from the coding sequence ATGAACATGCTGGAAATTCATAAATGGATAGTTGTTCTTGGTAAAACGTATGATGTTCTCTTGGATAAAGGTTTTTTTGTCGCGTCTCATAAGTTAGATGCGCTGTACCCGGATTGTGATTTGCTGGATGTTGAGTTGGAGGCTGGGTTAAGTCTTGCTTTTTGGGCCGAAACAAAAAAGCTGGAAACTTTATTTGTTACTTTGAAAAAAACCACGCCCTCCACTACCGTTTATCAGGGGGAGCTTTCTGCACCCTATAAAAAAAATATGGATCAAAGAGATGTACATGCGCTTTTCGGAAAAGCCACTGAGTCCAGGGGGCCTATAAAGATGCCTGAACCAATGGGCCAGACAGGCGGTTGGGAGTCCTATCCGCTTGATCAAAAACTTTATCCCGGAGTAAAGGTGGTCTTTCAATATACAGCTGATATGCAGGTTGACACGTTGGTCTTTACGTTGATTGATAAAGCGCGAGAGTAA
- a CDS encoding bacteriocin immunity protein yields the protein MIFKEKFEDYSESEFLEFLRAPYEAREEMSADEYDAFVIRGVLHFEKLTQHPDQSDLIFYPKAGCESTPEDVLRVIKEWRALNNKPGLKPE from the coding sequence GTGATTTTTAAAGAAAAATTTGAGGATTACAGCGAATCCGAATTTTTAGAGTTTTTACGAGCTCCTTATGAGGCACGGGAGGAGATGTCTGCTGATGAATACGATGCCTTCGTCATAAGAGGGGTACTGCATTTCGAAAAATTAACTCAACATCCTGATCAGTCTGATTTGATTTTTTATCCTAAAGCGGGATGCGAAAGCACTCCTGAAGATGTACTGCGAGTGATTAAGGAATGGCGGGCACTTAACAATAAGCCGGGCTTGAAACCTGAGTAA
- a CDS encoding FMN-dependent NADH-azoreductase, with the protein MSRVLIIESSARQQDSVSRQLTQTFIAQWKAAHPADQITVRDLAVNPVPHLDSNLLGGWMKPAEQRNEIEQASLDRSNQLTDELIAADVLVMAAPMYNFAIPSTLKAWLDHVLRAGVTFKYTETGPQGLLSGKRAFVLTARGGVYAGGPADHQEPYLRQVMGFIGINDVTFIHAEGMNLGGDFQEKGLNQANAKLSQVA; encoded by the coding sequence ATGTCCCGCGTTCTGATCATCGAAAGCAGCGCCCGCCAGCAAGACTCGGTTTCCCGTCAACTGACCCAGACCTTCATCGCTCAGTGGAAAGCCGCGCACCCTGCCGATCAGATCACCGTGCGTGACCTCGCCGTGAACCCGGTTCCGCATCTGGACAGCAACCTGTTGGGCGGCTGGATGAAGCCTGCCGAACAGCGCAACGAAATCGAACAAGCTTCGCTGGACCGCTCCAACCAGTTGACCGATGAACTCATCGCCGCCGATGTGCTGGTGATGGCTGCACCGATGTACAACTTCGCCATCCCAAGCACGCTCAAGGCCTGGCTCGACCACGTGCTGCGTGCAGGCGTGACCTTCAAGTACACCGAAACCGGTCCACAAGGTTTGCTCAGCGGCAAGCGTGCATTTGTGTTGACCGCACGCGGCGGTGTGTATGCCGGTGGTCCGGCGGATCACCAGGAACCGTACCTGCGTCAGGTGATGGGTTTCATCGGCATCAACGATGTGACCTTTATCCACGCTGAAGGCATGAACCTGGGCGGTGACTTCCAGGAGAAGGGGCTGAATCAGGCCAACGCCAAATTGTCCCAGGTCGCTTGA
- a CDS encoding peptidylprolyl isomerase, which yields MLKKLVLAAGTVLFAANLMAATPAKAPHVLLDTTNGQIEIELDPVKAPISTKNFLEYVDSGFYTNTIFHRVIPGFMAQGGGFTQQMQQKETKAPIKNEASNGLHNVRGTLSMARTSNPDSATSQFFINVADNAFLDPGRDAGYAVFAKVVKGMDVVDVIVNSQTATKQGMQNVPVDPVIIKSAKRID from the coding sequence ATGCTGAAAAAACTCGTCCTCGCCGCCGGCACCGTACTGTTCGCCGCCAACCTGATGGCTGCCACACCGGCCAAAGCGCCGCACGTGCTGCTCGATACCACCAACGGTCAGATTGAAATCGAACTGGACCCGGTCAAGGCGCCGATCAGTACCAAGAACTTTCTTGAATATGTCGACAGCGGCTTTTACACCAACACCATTTTTCACCGCGTGATCCCCGGCTTCATGGCCCAGGGCGGTGGTTTCACCCAGCAGATGCAGCAAAAAGAAACCAAGGCGCCGATCAAGAACGAAGCCAGCAATGGCCTGCACAACGTTCGCGGCACCCTGTCGATGGCGCGCACTTCCAATCCGGATTCGGCCACCAGCCAGTTCTTCATCAACGTTGCCGACAACGCCTTCCTCGATCCGGGCCGTGACGCCGGTTACGCGGTGTTCGCCAAAGTGGTCAAGGGCATGGACGTGGTCGACGTCATCGTCAACTCGCAGACCGCCACCAAACAAGGCATGCAAAACGTGCCTGTCGACCCTGTGATCATCAAGTCGGCCAAGCGCATCGACTGA
- a CDS encoding alpha/beta fold hydrolase: protein MAYFEHEGCNLHYEEYGHGTPLLLVHGLGSSTLDWEMQIPALAAQYRVIVPDIRGHGRSDKPRERYSIAGFSADLFALIEHLRLGPVHYVGLSMGGMIGFQLAVDQPQALKTLTIVNSAPQVKLHTRDDYWQWFKRWSLMRLLSLETIGKTLGSKLFPKPDQADLRQKMSERWAKNDKRAYLASFDAIVGWGVQERLSRVTCPTLIVTADRDYTPVALKETYVKLLADARLVVITDSRHATPLDQPERFNQTLLEFLAAAESKTQDH, encoded by the coding sequence ATGGCGTATTTCGAGCATGAAGGTTGCAACCTGCACTATGAGGAATATGGCCACGGTACGCCGTTGCTGCTGGTTCACGGGCTCGGTTCAAGCACGCTGGACTGGGAAATGCAGATCCCGGCACTCGCCGCGCAGTACCGGGTGATCGTCCCGGACATTCGCGGCCACGGGCGCTCGGACAAACCCCGCGAGCGCTACAGCATCGCCGGCTTCAGCGCCGATCTGTTCGCCTTGATCGAACACCTGCGCCTCGGCCCGGTGCACTACGTCGGACTGTCGATGGGCGGGATGATCGGTTTTCAACTCGCCGTCGATCAGCCGCAAGCGCTCAAGACCTTGACCATCGTCAACAGCGCGCCGCAAGTCAAACTGCACACGCGCGACGATTACTGGCAGTGGTTCAAACGCTGGAGCCTGATGCGTCTGCTCAGCCTGGAAACCATCGGCAAAACCCTCGGCAGCAAACTTTTCCCGAAACCGGACCAGGCTGATTTGCGGCAGAAAATGTCCGAACGCTGGGCAAAAAACGACAAACGTGCTTATCTCGCCAGCTTCGATGCGATTGTGGGCTGGGGCGTTCAGGAACGACTTTCGCGAGTGACCTGTCCAACCCTCATCGTCACCGCCGACCGCGATTACACGCCGGTTGCACTGAAAGAAACCTATGTAAAACTGCTGGCCGATGCGCGTTTGGTGGTGATCACCGACTCGCGCCACGCCACGCCGCTCGATCAACCCGAGCGTTTCAACCAAACGCTGCTGGAGTTTCTCGCAGCAGCCGAATCCAAAACTCAGGATCACTGA
- a CDS encoding LysR family transcriptional regulator, with protein sequence MKAPRVTLDQWRTLQAVVDHGGFAQAAEALHRSQSSVSYTVARMQDQLGVPLLRIDGRKAVLTEAGGVLLRRSRQLVKQASQLEDLAHHMEQGWEAEVRLVVDAAYPSARIVRALTAFMPQSRGCRVRLREEVLSGVEEVLLEGVADLAITGLSIPGYLGAELSDVEFVAVAHPDHPLHRLNRELSFQDLETQMQVVIRDSGRQQPRDVGWLGAEQRWTVGSLATAATFVSSGLGFAWLPRHMIDRELKDGSLKLLPLDRGGSRNSSFYLYSNKEKPLGPATQILIELLRTFDTLPLDAPFAAPEQA encoded by the coding sequence ATGAAAGCGCCCCGCGTGACCCTGGATCAATGGCGAACATTACAGGCCGTGGTCGACCACGGCGGATTCGCCCAGGCCGCCGAGGCCTTGCACCGTTCGCAGTCGTCGGTGAGCTACACCGTCGCCCGTATGCAAGATCAGCTCGGCGTGCCGTTGCTGCGCATCGACGGGCGCAAAGCCGTGCTCACCGAGGCCGGCGGCGTCTTGCTGCGCCGGTCGCGGCAACTGGTGAAACAGGCCAGTCAACTGGAAGACCTCGCCCATCACATGGAGCAGGGCTGGGAAGCTGAAGTGCGGCTGGTGGTCGATGCGGCGTACCCGAGCGCACGGATCGTCCGCGCACTGACCGCGTTCATGCCGCAGAGTCGCGGCTGCCGGGTGCGGCTGCGCGAGGAAGTGCTGTCGGGCGTCGAAGAAGTGCTGCTCGAAGGCGTCGCCGATCTGGCCATCACCGGCCTGAGCATTCCGGGGTATCTGGGCGCGGAACTGAGCGATGTCGAGTTCGTCGCCGTCGCCCACCCGGACCATCCGCTGCATCGGCTTAATCGCGAATTGAGCTTCCAGGATCTGGAAACCCAGATGCAAGTGGTGATCCGCGACTCCGGCCGCCAACAGCCACGCGATGTCGGCTGGCTCGGCGCCGAACAGCGCTGGACCGTCGGCAGCCTCGCCACGGCCGCTACGTTCGTCAGCAGCGGCCTGGGCTTCGCCTGGCTGCCCCGGCACATGATCGACCGGGAACTCAAGGATGGCTCGCTCAAGCTGCTACCGTTGGATCGGGGCGGCAGCCGCAACTCCAGCTTCTATCTGTATTCGAACAAGGAGAAACCCCTGGGCCCGGCGACGCAAATCCTCATCGAACTGCTGCGCACTTTCGACACCTTGCCGCTGGACGCACCGTTCGCCGCACCTGAACAAGCCTGA
- a CDS encoding 3-phosphoglycerate kinase, with translation MKKFCCVLLALLPLTAFAYPIDVQKDLNGMKIDYETFDTDNDIGSIRVANYGDVDATCKAVFSNGPEAPRTRTIDVPAGKHKNATAKFTREIIKLRIKLTCAPK, from the coding sequence ATGAAAAAATTCTGTTGTGTGCTGCTGGCGTTGCTGCCGCTGACCGCGTTTGCCTATCCGATCGATGTGCAGAAGGATCTCAATGGCATGAAGATCGATTATGAAACCTTCGACACCGATAACGACATCGGCTCGATTCGGGTGGCCAACTACGGCGATGTCGACGCAACCTGCAAAGCGGTATTCAGCAATGGCCCGGAAGCGCCACGCACGCGCACCATCGACGTCCCGGCGGGCAAACATAAAAACGCCACCGCCAAATTCACCCGCGAGATCATCAAGCTGCGGATCAAACTGACCTGCGCCCCGAAATAA